The following are encoded in a window of Risungbinella massiliensis genomic DNA:
- a CDS encoding brain acid soluble protein 1, with protein sequence MNIRQVLELANDGKVEPAQLYGFFSTHVPSIYVLYHQTESGKKPVLSKSNHPDGKYAVAFTDVEAAKLVKVEYPEYLQLVKEPTLPFLLKAFRSDAEGILLNPALPSKLFLVKHHLINLIREYCIHKLAHMSGAWIPTQDANMLLGEYQKGQFTVAIYVSEKEAKRVIRKKKWDGIQAVQHSWSNIIDRMRQQQASTLFLQFELPEQMVLQPEHIDRIVQGPQMGYQEPEISVIPLTEEKLASAVSEPQLVVNPVSVPPVVEKPGIEVVEKPTPEPIAQEAPSQEEETVQPRMDTIPMMDAITPEAEKKSGKEQTKQLVQEIPAKEENPVMEPQLVEPVQPEPVQKQVEVSPEPVVSLPPQQEDSPASKVAEEVQLESEQKPKESSSAVQPTESVELNEAPKTPPAMEFPVNPSLNRPNPSPAPTPSTEEVLASSPSARDPHIVQQLTALEHATIEDQGIGMGWGVCDALAKVRRIWVVMDIHNNMVILAGQRELPIIDLFSSMENAQFVIEKTRERNPNLPQMRPQLVSTKKLFRSLARKESIVWINRESSDAWRSPKVDTIPYVLQLMKQYGFVN encoded by the coding sequence GTGAATATACGTCAAGTTTTAGAGCTGGCAAATGACGGGAAGGTCGAACCCGCTCAGCTTTATGGTTTTTTTTCTACTCATGTTCCAAGTATCTATGTTTTATATCATCAGACAGAAAGCGGTAAAAAACCAGTCCTGTCCAAAAGTAATCATCCAGATGGAAAGTATGCTGTCGCTTTTACAGATGTAGAAGCTGCTAAATTGGTAAAAGTAGAATATCCAGAGTACTTGCAACTGGTTAAAGAGCCTACCTTACCCTTTTTATTAAAAGCATTTCGTTCCGATGCAGAGGGAATTCTCCTCAATCCAGCGTTACCATCTAAGCTATTTTTGGTAAAACATCATTTAATCAACTTGATTCGAGAGTACTGTATACATAAACTTGCTCATATGTCAGGTGCTTGGATTCCGACCCAAGATGCTAACATGCTGTTGGGAGAATACCAAAAAGGGCAATTCACCGTTGCGATCTATGTGTCAGAAAAAGAGGCGAAACGAGTCATTCGGAAGAAAAAATGGGATGGGATTCAGGCTGTTCAGCATTCTTGGTCCAATATTATAGATCGAATGAGACAACAACAAGCCTCTACCCTGTTTCTACAATTTGAATTACCAGAGCAGATGGTTCTCCAACCAGAACATATCGATCGAATTGTCCAAGGTCCACAGATGGGTTACCAAGAACCAGAGATATCGGTAATTCCTTTAACAGAAGAGAAATTAGCGAGCGCTGTTTCAGAGCCACAACTGGTTGTGAACCCAGTATCAGTACCTCCAGTAGTAGAAAAACCAGGTATAGAGGTAGTTGAGAAGCCCACTCCTGAACCTATCGCACAAGAGGCTCCATCTCAAGAGGAAGAAACCGTACAACCTCGAATGGATACTATTCCGATGATGGATGCGATTACTCCAGAAGCGGAGAAAAAGTCTGGAAAAGAGCAGACAAAACAATTGGTACAGGAAATTCCAGCAAAAGAAGAAAATCCAGTGATGGAACCACAGCTAGTAGAGCCAGTGCAACCGGAACCTGTCCAAAAGCAAGTAGAAGTTTCACCAGAGCCTGTGGTATCGCTACCTCCTCAACAGGAAGATTCTCCAGCGAGCAAAGTTGCCGAAGAAGTCCAGTTGGAGTCAGAGCAGAAACCAAAAGAATCCAGCTCTGCGGTACAACCTACGGAAAGTGTTGAACTGAATGAAGCACCAAAAACACCTCCAGCTATGGAGTTTCCTGTCAATCCGTCTTTAAATAGACCAAATCCATCACCTGCTCCTACTCCGTCGACCGAAGAAGTGTTAGCTAGTAGCCCATCTGCACGAGATCCGCATATTGTTCAACAACTCACCGCACTAGAACATGCGACAATTGAAGATCAGGGTATTGGCATGGGTTGGGGAGTATGTGATGCTTTGGCAAAAGTAAGGCGTATATGGGTAGTAATGGATATTCACAACAATATGGTTATTTTAGCAGGACAACGTGAACTACCCATTATTGATTTGTTTAGCTCGATGGAAAACGCACAATTCGTTATTGAAAAGACACGGGAACGAAATCCTAACTTGCCACAGATGCGACCTCAACTGGTCTCCACCAAGAAGCTGTTCCGTTCACTGGCACGTAAAGAATCCATCGTTTGGATAAACCGTGAATCATCTGATGCATGGCGAAGCCCAAAAGTAGATACCATCCCATATGTCTTGCAATTGATGAAACAATATGGATTTGTCAACTAA
- the ytxJ gene encoding bacillithiol system redox-active protein YtxJ has product MQSISTREQLAKVYEHSQQEKVVLLKHSTTCPISTAALDEVKKFAKTNPTCPVYVVYVIESRPISLQIAEDLAVRHESPQVIVLENKKASWSASHWKITEKSLAEQLV; this is encoded by the coding sequence ATGCAATCTATATCTACTAGAGAACAACTAGCAAAAGTATATGAGCATTCTCAGCAAGAAAAAGTAGTTCTATTGAAACATAGTACTACTTGTCCAATTAGCACAGCTGCACTTGACGAAGTGAAGAAGTTTGCGAAAACCAATCCAACTTGTCCCGTTTATGTGGTTTATGTGATCGAGTCTAGACCGATCTCTTTACAGATTGCAGAAGACTTAGCTGTTCGCCATGAATCTCCTCAAGTAATTGTGCTAGAGAACAAAAAAGCATCTTGGAGTGCTTCACATTGGAAAATTACGGAGAAATCACTAGCAGAACAACTAGTATAA
- a CDS encoding MSCRAMM family protein, with translation MAISDRYILEPSPPITLEGREGETASLRLQQNVLLENGIVTGSVRRPDGTPVNAATVKLFNSNDVPFDHTNSNPAGNFSFPQVPVGSYFITASEPGLLTPTRIPISVTRNRPTNVAITMQIDPDGTKNAVFGIVRDTSTNTPLLDATIELYQVVGGTPSLAGIVTTNATGQYLFANLLDGEYFITASKAGYLSNQSAPLNVASREFAGLDIDLISDPDVNTGTISGFITDNATNQPIPNATVALYSISNGVETIVDITKSNSGGLYLFGDLPAGTYRVKATVQVEA, from the coding sequence ATGGCAATTTCAGACAGATACATCCTCGAACCTAGTCCTCCCATTACACTGGAAGGTCGTGAAGGAGAAACTGCCAGTTTACGCTTACAGCAAAACGTATTGTTGGAAAACGGAATTGTCACTGGTAGTGTACGTCGCCCTGATGGTACACCTGTAAATGCAGCTACAGTAAAGTTGTTTAACTCAAATGATGTCCCCTTTGACCATACAAACAGTAACCCTGCTGGGAACTTTTCTTTCCCGCAAGTCCCTGTTGGCTCCTATTTTATCACCGCATCAGAACCCGGATTGTTAACTCCTACTCGAATTCCCATTTCTGTTACGCGAAATAGACCGACGAATGTCGCCATTACTATGCAGATAGATCCTGATGGAACGAAAAATGCTGTTTTTGGGATTGTTCGAGATACCTCTACCAATACTCCTCTTCTAGATGCCACGATTGAACTTTATCAAGTGGTAGGGGGTACTCCTTCCTTAGCAGGAATTGTGACAACAAATGCTACAGGTCAATATTTATTTGCCAATTTGCTCGATGGAGAATATTTCATTACGGCGAGTAAAGCTGGATACTTATCCAATCAAAGTGCTCCGTTAAATGTAGCTTCCAGAGAATTTGCTGGACTTGATATCGACCTTATCAGTGATCCAGATGTAAATACAGGGACCATCAGTGGATTTATTACGGACAACGCAACAAATCAGCCAATCCCCAATGCGACTGTTGCTCTCTATTCGATTTCCAATGGTGTCGAGACCATTGTGGATATTACTAAAAGCAACTCAGGTGGTTTATATCTATTTGGTGATCTACCAGCAGGAACTTATCGTGTCAAAGCTACTGTTCAAGTAGAGGCGTAG
- a CDS encoding bifunctional 3-deoxy-7-phosphoheptulonate synthase/chorismate mutase, which yields MANNEKIQQLQHIDHQLAKLLEQRVQLTREFSTQEKSVDLSFLEEVSDENRTQIMEIFTLLNKPSSPKRTLLVSRDAQPESTIITSKGRSLGRTPQIIAGPCSVESEEQVMAVAEVLQEQGIKWMRGGAFKPRTSPYDFQGLGKRGLEILRLAGDQYDLRVISEVMHPADLEMAAEYLDVIQIGARNMQNFDLLKAAGKVQKPVLLKRGLSATLEEYLYAAEYILDAGNSEVILCERGIRTYEKWTRNTLDISAVPILKQETHLPVLVDITHSTGRKDLLLPMGRAALAAGADGIMLEVHPDPAKALSDSKQQINLEEFRHFMEQIRMMNHPSF from the coding sequence GTGGCAAACAACGAGAAAATCCAACAACTTCAACACATTGACCATCAATTAGCTAAGTTGCTAGAACAACGCGTTCAACTAACTAGAGAATTTTCCACTCAAGAGAAATCAGTGGATTTGAGTTTTCTAGAAGAAGTGAGTGACGAAAATCGAACACAGATAATGGAGATTTTCACACTTCTGAACAAACCGAGTTCTCCTAAACGAACGTTACTTGTCAGTCGCGACGCTCAACCTGAATCGACGATTATTACTAGTAAAGGAAGAAGTTTGGGTCGGACTCCCCAGATTATCGCAGGCCCATGCTCTGTAGAATCAGAAGAGCAAGTGATGGCAGTGGCAGAAGTCCTACAAGAACAAGGGATTAAGTGGATGCGTGGAGGCGCTTTTAAACCTCGTACCTCTCCATATGATTTTCAAGGTCTAGGTAAACGAGGATTAGAGATTTTGCGCCTTGCAGGAGATCAATATGACTTGCGTGTGATAAGTGAAGTGATGCATCCAGCTGATCTAGAGATGGCTGCCGAGTATTTGGATGTGATTCAGATCGGAGCACGCAATATGCAAAATTTTGATCTGTTAAAAGCGGCAGGAAAGGTACAGAAGCCAGTACTCCTAAAACGTGGACTATCAGCTACCCTTGAAGAGTATCTCTATGCAGCTGAATATATCTTAGATGCGGGGAATTCTGAGGTAATCTTGTGTGAGCGGGGCATTCGTACCTACGAAAAATGGACTCGTAATACATTAGATATTTCAGCAGTTCCGATTCTAAAACAAGAAACGCATCTTCCTGTTTTGGTCGATATTACGCATTCCACTGGTCGCAAAGATCTTTTATTACCAATGGGTAGAGCGGCATTGGCTGCTGGTGCAGATGGAATCATGTTGGAAGTGCATCCTGATCCAGCTAAAGCTCTATCCGATTCAAAACAACAGATCAATTTAGAAGAGTTTCGCCATTTTATGGAGCAAATCCGAATGATGAACCATCCTTCTTTTTAA
- a CDS encoding CoA-binding protein, producing MSSNPSNETIISLLEQAKTIAVVGLSDKPDRTSYQIAEAMQQAGYRIIPVNPNLRGPVLGETSYATLQEIPDTIDIVNIFRRSDSVPPVIDEVVQMSSKPKAVWMQLGIAHDEAAKRALDHGIEFVIMDRCIKVDHAVLLKGKKRNS from the coding sequence ATGTCTTCGAATCCATCTAACGAGACCATTATTTCGCTATTAGAACAAGCAAAAACGATTGCAGTGGTTGGACTATCTGATAAGCCTGATCGTACCAGTTATCAGATTGCAGAAGCAATGCAACAAGCTGGATACCGTATCATACCAGTAAATCCGAATCTGCGGGGACCTGTATTAGGAGAGACATCTTACGCAACTCTTCAAGAAATACCAGATACGATCGATATCGTTAACATTTTTCGCAGATCAGACTCTGTGCCACCGGTGATCGATGAAGTGGTTCAGATGAGTTCAAAGCCAAAGGCAGTTTGGATGCAACTAGGAATCGCTCACGATGAGGCTGCGAAGAGAGCTCTTGATCATGGAATTGAATTTGTGATTATGGATCGATGTATTAAAGTAGATCATGCTGTTTTGTTAAAGGGAAAAAAGCGTAACAGTTAA
- a CDS encoding pseudouridine synthase: MATNKRQRLDKILAHLGLGTRKEVKKILKDGKVRINEVIQKDPKLQIDPYHDRIQVEGETYHYREFVYFMMHKPPGVISATEDVRGHTVVDLLEKEDARFEPFPVGRLDKDTEGLLLLTNDGKLAHELLAPKKHVSKTYFARIEGEVTDEDCFQFAKGVILDDGYETLPAKLNIKKQGAISEVEITIVEGKFHQIKRMFTAVGKKVVYLKRLTMGPLHLDPKLQKGSYRELTKEELELLKRKH; this comes from the coding sequence GTGGCAACCAACAAACGACAAAGGTTAGATAAAATATTAGCTCATTTAGGTTTAGGGACCCGAAAAGAAGTGAAGAAAATCTTAAAGGATGGCAAGGTACGGATTAATGAAGTGATCCAAAAAGATCCCAAACTTCAGATTGATCCATACCATGACCGGATTCAAGTGGAAGGGGAGACTTATCACTATCGAGAATTCGTTTATTTCATGATGCATAAACCACCAGGTGTCATCTCTGCTACAGAAGATGTTCGGGGGCATACTGTTGTAGACTTACTTGAAAAAGAGGATGCGAGGTTCGAGCCTTTTCCTGTAGGTAGATTGGATAAAGACACGGAAGGTCTTTTACTATTAACCAATGACGGGAAACTAGCCCATGAGTTACTTGCTCCTAAAAAACATGTGTCTAAAACATATTTCGCACGAATAGAAGGGGAAGTAACCGATGAGGATTGTTTCCAGTTTGCAAAAGGAGTCATATTGGATGATGGCTATGAGACCTTACCTGCAAAACTAAATATAAAGAAACAAGGAGCCATTTCGGAGGTAGAGATCACCATTGTGGAAGGAAAGTTCCATCAGATCAAAAGAATGTTTACGGCTGTCGGTAAAAAAGTAGTTTATTTAAAACGGCTTACGATGGGGCCATTACACCTTGATCCGAAGCTTCAAAAGGGTTCGTACCGCGAATTAACGAAGGAAGAATTGGAACTACTAAAAAGGAAGCATTAG
- a CDS encoding DUF4309 domain-containing protein: protein MGNKWWKSSLYLIVVVLAGCTWTNPAANESANVDTSPSDPNSLGGRQEQKADPKSMLQKLQQGELDTVPFRIGTPLSQVKKRWGEPTQEEENVVEFSEKKTIFTIESKANAQITSIESTDDRYQKITKSDIFNYWGEPIEQELVGDKFLITYRWNSFQIDLEMSGPAEDSYLVSVRLY, encoded by the coding sequence ATGGGTAACAAATGGTGGAAAAGCTCTCTATATTTAATAGTTGTCGTATTAGCTGGTTGCACGTGGACTAATCCAGCAGCCAATGAAAGCGCTAACGTGGATACAAGTCCCTCTGATCCCAATAGTCTGGGGGGACGGCAAGAACAAAAGGCAGATCCAAAATCGATGCTACAAAAATTACAGCAGGGGGAATTAGATACTGTTCCATTTCGTATAGGAACTCCACTATCTCAAGTGAAAAAGAGATGGGGAGAGCCTACTCAAGAAGAGGAGAATGTAGTGGAATTCTCTGAAAAAAAGACGATATTCACTATTGAATCCAAAGCAAATGCGCAGATTACCTCGATTGAATCAACCGATGACCGATACCAAAAGATCACCAAAAGCGATATTTTTAACTATTGGGGAGAACCTATTGAACAAGAGCTGGTCGGAGATAAATTTTTAATTACTTATCGGTGGAATTCATTTCAAATCGATTTGGAAATGAGTGGACCAGCGGAGGACTCTTATCTTGTGTCCGTTCGACTCTATTAG
- a CDS encoding S1C family serine protease yields the protein MNTKKGASSKLHPSAAEHPANFIVPVIRKARHGVVSIVTEEKIETVGSYDPFLEFFQPPPTEHVRTTQQFGSGFILHPSGIILTNEHVIQRSNNIRVKVYGMKSYLPATPIWKDEKRDLAMIQVKTKQRLRPPPIGSCKDTQIGEYVIAVGNPFGLDQTVTFGIVSGKHRSLKVGNRSYDNVIQTDAAINPGNSGGPLLNMLGQVIAVNTLAITPSQSIGFAIPIDEFKEKIK from the coding sequence TTGAACACCAAAAAAGGAGCTAGTTCCAAGCTACACCCATCTGCAGCTGAGCATCCCGCTAATTTTATCGTTCCGGTTATTCGCAAAGCTCGTCATGGGGTTGTCTCTATTGTGACGGAGGAAAAAATAGAGACTGTCGGTTCTTACGACCCTTTTTTAGAATTTTTCCAACCCCCTCCTACCGAACATGTGCGAACCACACAGCAGTTTGGATCAGGTTTTATCCTTCATCCATCGGGGATCATCCTTACCAATGAGCATGTTATTCAGCGCTCCAACAACATACGAGTAAAGGTGTACGGCATGAAATCATATTTGCCAGCAACCCCCATTTGGAAGGATGAAAAACGGGACCTAGCTATGATTCAAGTCAAAACCAAACAGAGATTACGTCCTCCACCGATTGGTTCCTGTAAAGATACCCAAATCGGGGAATACGTAATCGCAGTAGGTAATCCGTTCGGTTTGGATCAAACAGTCACCTTTGGAATTGTTAGTGGCAAACACCGGTCTTTGAAAGTTGGTAATCGTTCATATGACAATGTCATTCAAACAGATGCTGCAATCAATCCTGGTAATAGTGGTGGACCGCTTTTGAACATGCTAGGGCAAGTGATCGCAGTTAATACACTAGCTATCACACCATCTCAGAGCATAGGTTTTGCTATTCCTATTGATGAGTTTAAAGAAAAAATTAAATAA
- a CDS encoding DUF948 domain-containing protein: protein MVYEIAAAVAAGAFLVLVIAIILTLRSVNKTLTSTKTLLDDLSTDVQDLVKKSSELVEETKSTIQVSQEILRDTQTVVKDTAGDIQSKIHRMDNLFHAVGEVGDRLRRVSDHVAKEAEANSSRIGKVVSLVSVGMDIAKRFQKK, encoded by the coding sequence TTGGTATATGAAATTGCAGCAGCCGTAGCAGCTGGCGCATTCCTAGTGCTCGTAATCGCAATTATTTTGACACTCCGGTCAGTTAACAAGACTTTGACTTCTACTAAAACACTCCTAGATGATCTTTCGACAGATGTGCAAGATCTAGTGAAGAAGTCATCTGAACTAGTAGAGGAGACAAAATCTACTATTCAAGTTTCGCAAGAGATTTTGCGGGATACTCAAACAGTAGTGAAAGATACAGCAGGAGATATTCAGAGTAAGATTCACCGAATGGACAACCTTTTCCATGCCGTAGGGGAGGTAGGAGATCGTTTGCGTCGTGTCTCGGACCACGTTGCCAAAGAAGCGGAAGCAAACAGTTCTCGTATTGGAAAAGTAGTCTCACTGGTAAGTGTAGGGATGGATATTGCCAAACGTTTTCAGAAAAAATAG
- a CDS encoding DUF309 domain-containing protein, whose translation MPHPLYLQFFRNYHQEEYWEAHEVLEELWQTQRDNDFYHGLIQIAAIMHQLRRGKVRGARKLATTARGYLRPYAPYREGVDLAQVLSWLENCLQKLPDQIEKIPLEDLEKLAIPVCPLPHVE comes from the coding sequence ATGCCTCATCCATTATATCTACAATTTTTTCGAAATTACCATCAAGAAGAGTATTGGGAAGCTCATGAAGTGCTAGAAGAATTATGGCAAACTCAACGGGATAATGATTTTTATCATGGATTGATTCAGATAGCTGCCATTATGCATCAACTTCGTCGAGGTAAAGTAAGAGGTGCGCGTAAACTGGCTACTACTGCTAGAGGTTACCTCCGCCCATATGCTCCTTATCGTGAGGGAGTTGACTTGGCTCAAGTGCTTTCTTGGTTAGAAAACTGCCTACAAAAACTGCCTGACCAAATAGAAAAAATACCCTTAGAAGACTTAGAAAAACTAGCCATTCCTGTCTGTCCTCTTCCTCATGTGGAGTAA
- a CDS encoding YtxH domain-containing protein, with product MSQNSGGKDFLLGVFLGAAIGAVTALLTAPKSGRELRQDLQEGYEVAKERSSLVAQNVRETATGVAGRVNDVKDKVQAKWIEIRSREEEDVRIEPMEVVYKSDFSNQTGVESKSQEK from the coding sequence ATGAGCCAAAATAGTGGTGGAAAAGACTTTTTATTAGGTGTATTTTTAGGTGCTGCAATAGGAGCTGTGACTGCACTTCTCACTGCACCAAAATCAGGAAGAGAGCTTCGCCAAGATTTGCAAGAAGGTTATGAGGTGGCAAAAGAACGTAGTTCCCTAGTAGCACAAAACGTACGAGAGACTGCGACGGGAGTTGCTGGTCGTGTGAATGATGTGAAAGACAAAGTACAGGCAAAATGGATTGAGATTCGCAGCAGAGAAGAGGAAGATGTTCGAATTGAGCCAATGGAAGTCGTCTATAAGAGTGATTTTTCCAATCAAACGGGTGTAGAAAGTAAATCACAGGAGAAATAG
- a CDS encoding tetratricopeptide repeat protein, producing the protein MLGSVMNTSMIYAQGRAFPKGSYRKNRNRIERLIAEDPKIDYYYELAILEAIKQNWDRAQSAIEQLLEMEPCLVEGILFLAQVLESKGDLDKAESLYLRTLEKQTASSLVFREYGRFLLERESFALARTHLLKALELNPTDAYAHSLLAELSFHLGHLGQAMLHLHLGSNQPELHPFYYPRSARLWMTMGYYEEAVFHWKRALQLEPKNQLYRNQLRKAVKAKQKSLNQRIREAFTKN; encoded by the coding sequence ATGCTAGGTTCTGTCATGAATACATCGATGATCTACGCTCAAGGCAGGGCTTTTCCGAAAGGTAGTTACCGAAAAAATCGGAATAGAATTGAGCGCCTCATCGCCGAAGATCCAAAAATTGATTATTATTATGAACTAGCAATATTAGAAGCGATCAAACAAAATTGGGATCGTGCTCAAAGTGCTATCGAGCAACTTTTAGAAATGGAGCCTTGTTTAGTCGAAGGGATTCTATTTTTAGCTCAGGTGTTAGAGAGCAAAGGAGATCTAGATAAAGCAGAGTCACTTTATTTGCGAACTCTCGAGAAACAAACTGCGAGTAGTCTTGTCTTCCGTGAATATGGTCGCTTTCTTCTTGAACGTGAGTCGTTTGCTCTAGCACGTACTCACCTTCTAAAAGCACTAGAATTAAACCCTACAGATGCGTATGCCCATTCCTTACTAGCAGAACTTTCTTTTCATTTAGGACATTTAGGACAGGCTATGTTGCATCTCCATCTAGGGTCTAATCAACCAGAATTGCATCCATTTTACTACCCACGATCTGCTAGATTGTGGATGACGATGGGCTATTATGAAGAAGCAGTATTTCATTGGAAACGAGCTTTGCAGTTGGAGCCTAAAAATCAGTTGTATCGCAACCAACTTCGTAAAGCGGTGAAAGCAAAACAAAAAAGTTTGAACCAGCGAATTAGAGAAGCATTTACCAAAAATTAA
- a CDS encoding biotin transporter BioY — protein MSYSFNRLRNMSLAALFAALLAIGGMISIPIQPPITLQTLVVMLAGSLLGPIWGMVSMFLFIALVAAGLPLLAGGSGGIAPLFGPTAGYIWSWPLAVLIIGFLIQKWGGIERKWVFFAANFIGGFLFVHALGLPWFVQFTNLPWEKSFLLVLLPYVPGDIGKVILSSLLAITLTKALPSKTLPINQRIKPTA, from the coding sequence ATGAGTTATTCTTTTAATCGTTTACGCAATATGTCATTGGCAGCTTTATTTGCAGCACTACTAGCTATTGGAGGAATGATTTCCATCCCAATTCAACCCCCTATTACGTTACAGACATTAGTAGTGATGCTAGCTGGTTCGCTTCTTGGTCCGATTTGGGGAATGGTGAGTATGTTCCTTTTTATTGCCCTTGTGGCAGCTGGTTTGCCATTACTCGCAGGGGGATCTGGTGGGATTGCGCCTCTATTTGGGCCAACTGCCGGATATATTTGGAGCTGGCCTCTTGCAGTATTAATCATTGGCTTCCTGATCCAAAAATGGGGAGGAATAGAGCGAAAGTGGGTTTTCTTCGCTGCTAATTTCATAGGTGGGTTTCTCTTCGTTCATGCGCTTGGACTTCCTTGGTTTGTCCAATTTACAAATCTTCCATGGGAAAAGAGTTTTTTACTGGTGTTACTTCCTTATGTACCAGGAGACATAGGAAAAGTAATACTAAGTAGTTTATTGGCGATCACATTAACTAAAGCGTTGCCGAGTAAAACACTCCCTATTAATCAAAGAATAAAGCCAACTGCATAG
- a CDS encoding VOC family protein, whose product MIQKLSHLCIPVPNYDEAIDWYQEKLGFQVRSNSPMGPELRWVTMSPPNQDIEIILYLITKEENDPRLHKAGNLSGWVLETDNCQEEVDRLRLKGVKISMEPNEAPWGIQAVFHDLYGNTFVLLEPRKQNPQVDADDGQHREEEIGDPTER is encoded by the coding sequence ATGATTCAAAAACTCTCCCATCTATGTATTCCTGTTCCAAATTATGACGAGGCAATCGACTGGTATCAAGAAAAGTTAGGATTCCAAGTACGGAGTAATAGTCCCATGGGTCCTGAACTACGGTGGGTAACGATGTCACCACCTAATCAAGATATCGAGATTATCTTATACTTAATTACAAAAGAAGAGAATGATCCTAGATTACATAAAGCAGGTAATCTATCTGGATGGGTTCTTGAAACAGATAATTGCCAAGAAGAGGTAGATCGTCTCCGTCTAAAAGGTGTCAAGATCTCCATGGAACCCAATGAAGCACCTTGGGGAATTCAAGCTGTTTTTCACGATCTCTATGGAAACACCTTTGTATTATTGGAACCTAGAAAACAGAATCCACAAGTAGATGCTGATGATGGACAACACAGAGAAGAAGAAATTGGAGACCCTACTGAACGATAA
- a CDS encoding isocitrate/isopropylmalate family dehydrogenase, which produces MQPTIQQTMKIEVASMTEPISVVVMQGDQTGQELLEEALRVLEPNVIGLDLQFLNFDLSLENRRATNNQVVHEAAEAMKRTGYGIKAATITPENKGDVGSPNAILRKAIDGKVIVRTGRRIPGVRPVAGTFAPISVIRMAVGDAYGAKEWREGSGIDEIAYRTETIDRKTCRAVAEYTFRHARKMKAKVFGGPKFTVSPVYEGMLKEEMDEASKRYPDVRYEPQLIDATYALLLNNSGEALVIPALNRDGDCLSDMVLQLFGTIAGSESILMGFDEEFQPKVVMAEAPHGTAPSLYGKDIANPMAMILAAASVLTYIDDPKAVTASRAIYEATIETVREGTKTADIGGTAHTSEFTNEVISKVQTKLEVWNSLQGF; this is translated from the coding sequence ATGCAACCAACGATCCAGCAAACAATGAAGATAGAGGTGGCTTCTATGACTGAACCAATTAGTGTCGTCGTCATGCAAGGCGATCAGACAGGACAAGAATTGTTAGAAGAAGCATTGCGTGTATTAGAACCAAATGTCATCGGGCTAGATCTACAGTTTTTAAACTTCGATCTGAGTCTAGAAAATCGTCGAGCAACAAACAACCAAGTCGTTCATGAAGCAGCTGAAGCGATGAAGCGTACTGGTTATGGTATAAAAGCTGCGACGATCACACCAGAAAATAAAGGCGATGTAGGTAGTCCAAACGCTATCTTGCGTAAAGCAATCGATGGGAAAGTGATTGTGCGCACAGGTCGCCGGATTCCTGGTGTACGTCCAGTAGCAGGTACTTTTGCACCCATTTCTGTCATTCGGATGGCGGTAGGAGATGCGTATGGAGCAAAAGAATGGCGTGAAGGTTCGGGCATTGATGAAATCGCTTACCGTACGGAAACAATAGACCGAAAAACTTGTCGTGCGGTAGCAGAATACACCTTCCGTCATGCTCGTAAAATGAAAGCGAAAGTGTTTGGTGGACCTAAGTTTACGGTAAGCCCTGTCTACGAAGGTATGTTAAAAGAAGAGATGGATGAAGCAAGTAAACGTTATCCAGATGTCCGTTATGAGCCACAATTGATTGATGCGACTTATGCTCTGCTTCTTAACAATTCGGGAGAAGCGCTTGTCATCCCTGCCCTCAATCGAGATGGCGACTGCCTCAGCGATATGGTATTGCAACTCTTTGGAACGATCGCTGGTTCGGAATCCATCTTGATGGGCTTTGATGAAGAATTCCAGCCAAAAGTAGTGATGGCTGAAGCACCTCATGGTACTGCTCCTTCTCTGTATGGAAAAGATATTGCTAATCCAATGGCGATGATCCTAGCAGCAGCTTCTGTTTTGACCTATATCGACGATCCAAAAGCAGTTACTGCATCTCGTGCAATTTACGAAGCGACCATCGAAACAGTTCGAGAGGGTACCAAAACAGCTGATATCGGAGGTACTGCACATACATCTGAATTCACCAATGAAGTCATCTCCAAAGTTCAGACTAAGCTTGAAGTTTGGAACTCATTGCAAGGTTTTTAA